Proteins from a single region of Nocardioides anomalus:
- the prfA gene encoding peptide chain release factor 1, whose product MFEAVDTMAAEHGELEKQLAAPETHADARLAKRLNQRYAELSRILAAKHEWDSLGGDVEAARELAKEDEAFAEEVETLGQRRHEAEEKLRLLLVPRDPADDKDAILEVKSGEGGEESALFAGDLLRMYSRYAERRGWKVELLDAAESDLGGYKSVTVAVKAKGATEPGEAPYGLLKFEGGVHRVQRVPVTESQGRVHTSAAGVLVLPEAEQVDVEVNDNDLRIDVFRSSGPGGQSVNTTDSAVRITHLPTGIVVSCQNEKSQLQNKEQALRILRARLLVAAQEEADAAASDARRSQVRTVDRSERIRTYNYPENRISDHRTGYKSYNLDQVLDGDLQPVLESCLEMDLADRLAALEQ is encoded by the coding sequence GTGTTCGAGGCGGTCGACACGATGGCAGCCGAGCACGGCGAGCTGGAGAAGCAGCTGGCCGCGCCGGAGACGCACGCCGACGCGCGCCTGGCCAAGCGGCTCAACCAGCGCTACGCCGAGCTGAGTCGCATCCTCGCCGCCAAGCACGAGTGGGACAGCCTCGGCGGTGACGTCGAGGCCGCCCGTGAGCTGGCCAAGGAGGACGAGGCCTTCGCCGAGGAGGTCGAGACCCTCGGCCAGCGCCGTCACGAGGCGGAGGAGAAGCTCCGGCTGCTCCTGGTCCCGCGCGACCCGGCCGACGACAAGGACGCCATCCTCGAGGTGAAGTCCGGTGAGGGCGGGGAGGAGTCGGCGCTGTTCGCCGGCGACCTGCTGCGCATGTACTCCCGGTACGCCGAGCGCCGCGGCTGGAAGGTCGAGCTCCTCGACGCGGCCGAGTCCGACCTGGGCGGCTACAAGTCCGTGACCGTCGCGGTCAAGGCCAAGGGCGCCACCGAGCCGGGCGAGGCGCCGTACGGCCTGCTCAAGTTCGAGGGCGGCGTGCACCGCGTCCAGCGGGTCCCGGTGACCGAGTCCCAGGGGCGGGTGCACACCAGCGCGGCCGGCGTCCTGGTGCTGCCCGAGGCCGAGCAGGTCGACGTGGAGGTCAACGACAACGACCTGCGCATCGACGTCTTCCGCTCCAGCGGCCCCGGCGGCCAGAGCGTCAACACCACCGACTCCGCGGTCCGCATCACCCACCTGCCCACCGGCATCGTGGTCAGCTGCCAGAACGAGAAGTCGCAGCTGCAGAACAAGGAGCAGGCCCTGCGCATCCTGCGCGCCCGGCTCCTGGTCGCGGCGCAGGAGGAGGCCGACGCGGCCGCCAGCGACGCCCGCCGCAGCCAGGTGCGCACCGTGGACCGCTCCGAGCGGATCCGCACCTACAACTACCCGGAGAACCGCATCTCCGACCACCGCACCGGCTACAAGTCCTACAACCTCGACCAGGTCCTGGACGGCGACCTCCAGCCCGTCCTCGAATCCTGCCTGGAGATGGACCTCGCCGACCGGCTGGCGGCCCTCGAGCAGTGA
- the prmC gene encoding peptide chain release factor N(5)-glutamine methyltransferase, which translates to MRPRALLGAATARLEAAGVPSPRHDAEELLAHVVGVARGRLFLLDEVGERELAAYDGLLERRALREPLQHLTGEAWFRHVRLEVGPGVFTPRPETELLAGWAIEQAPDGGVLVDLCTGSGAIAKAVADEAPDVEVHAVELDEAAHAYAARNLAGTGVDLRLGDAFTAFDDLLGGVDVVVCNPPYVPLEAWESVAPEARDHDPHLALFSGDDGLDAIRRLAVRAALLLRPGGVLGVEHADVQGEAVPAVLTATGRWSEVRDHTDLAGRARFTTARLAP; encoded by the coding sequence GTGAGGCCCCGGGCGCTGCTGGGCGCGGCGACCGCGCGGCTGGAGGCCGCCGGCGTGCCGAGCCCCCGGCACGACGCCGAGGAGCTCCTCGCGCACGTGGTCGGCGTCGCGCGGGGGCGGTTGTTCCTGCTGGACGAGGTGGGCGAACGCGAGCTCGCGGCGTACGACGGGCTGCTGGAGCGCCGGGCCCTCCGCGAGCCCCTGCAGCACCTGACGGGCGAGGCGTGGTTCCGGCACGTGCGGCTCGAGGTCGGTCCCGGCGTGTTCACGCCCCGACCCGAGACCGAGCTGCTGGCCGGGTGGGCCATCGAGCAGGCCCCGGACGGCGGCGTGCTGGTCGACCTCTGCACGGGCTCGGGCGCCATCGCCAAGGCGGTCGCGGACGAGGCGCCCGACGTCGAGGTGCACGCCGTCGAGCTCGACGAGGCCGCGCACGCCTACGCCGCCCGCAACCTGGCCGGCACCGGTGTCGACCTGCGGCTCGGGGACGCCTTCACGGCCTTCGACGACCTGCTCGGCGGCGTCGACGTGGTGGTCTGCAACCCGCCGTACGTCCCGCTGGAGGCCTGGGAGTCCGTGGCGCCCGAGGCCCGCGACCACGACCCGCACCTGGCGCTGTTCTCCGGCGACGACGGCCTCGACGCCATCCGCCGACTGGCCGTCCGCGCGGCCCTGCTGCTGCGGCCCGGGGGCGTGCTCGGGGTCGAGCACGCCGACGTCCAGGGCGAGGCGGTGCCCGCCGTCCTGACCGCCACGGGTCGGTGGAGCGAGGTCCGCGACCACACCGACCTCGCGGGCCGTGCGCGCTTCACCACCGCGCGACTGGCACCATGA
- the rpmE gene encoding 50S ribosomal protein L31, with translation MKADIHPDYHDTQVTCTCGASFTTRSTAKNGAIHADVCSQCHPFYTGKQKILDTGGRVARFEARYAKAAQKKDAAAADSK, from the coding sequence ATGAAGGCCGACATCCACCCGGACTACCACGACACCCAGGTCACCTGCACCTGCGGCGCGTCGTTCACCACGCGCAGCACCGCGAAGAACGGCGCGATCCACGCCGACGTCTGCTCGCAGTGCCACCCGTTCTACACGGGCAAGCAGAAGATCCTCGACACCGGCGGCCGCGTGGCCCGCTTCGAGGCTCGCTACGCCAAGGCGGCCCAGAAGAAGGACGCAGCGGCGGCCGACAGCAAGTAG
- a CDS encoding response regulator transcription factor, which translates to MALIVVADDDVDIRDLVEFKLATLGHQIVTVADGSAAVDACRDTHPDLAVLDVMMPGLTGLEAVREIRSNPALKDIPVILLTARAQQSDVQTGYDSGADDYITKPFSPKDLASRVEALLARAAV; encoded by the coding sequence GTGGCGCTCATCGTGGTGGCTGACGACGACGTGGACATCCGCGATCTCGTGGAGTTCAAGCTCGCCACCCTCGGTCACCAGATCGTCACCGTGGCCGACGGCAGCGCCGCGGTCGACGCCTGCCGCGACACCCACCCGGACCTCGCGGTCCTCGACGTGATGATGCCGGGGCTCACCGGCCTCGAGGCGGTCCGCGAGATCCGCAGCAACCCGGCGCTCAAGGACATCCCGGTCATCCTGCTGACCGCCCGCGCCCAGCAGTCCGACGTGCAGACCGGCTACGACTCCGGTGCCGACGACTACATCACCAAGCCGTTCAGCCCCAAGGACCTCGCCTCGCGCGTCGAGGCCCTGCTCGCCCGCGCCGCCGTCTGA
- the rho gene encoding transcription termination factor Rho: MTEADNETTAAPAAQPSAEKPVKKAAKKSGGLGGMLLADLKSMAGGLGIKGSGSMKKAQLVDAIKAAQAQPALPTETREQPRRAEVKAEPQPERRERQPERQPERQERQERQERQERQERQERQPERQERQRDQQKDQQKDQQKDQQAQRDQQAQRDRQQSRPQRDQQGNQQGNQQRDQQRDGQQQRDQQRDQQRDGQQQRDQQRDQQRNQPQQSQREPEPVDADDEDGEGGRRSRRRRGRDRDRTRQPGSRSEPDTTILDDDVLVPAAGILDVLDNYAFVRTSGYLPGVDDVYLSLSMVRRYGLRRGDAVVGQVRQPREGERKEKFNPMVRIDAVNGADPDAAKNRVDFTTATPVHPRERLRLETGADDVVGRVLDLAAPVGKGQRGLIVAPARSGRTTILQAVAAAVTANSPEAHLMVVLVDERPEEVTDFQRSVKGEVIASTFDRPPADHTTVAELAIERAKRLVELGHDVVVLLDGLTRLGRAYNLTASTGGRTLAGGVDAASLYPTKRFFGAARTLEDGGSLTVLATALVDSGSAVDELLVEELTGTENLLLRLSGDLAEARVFPAVDLAQSGTRHEAALLGTRAAALDRLRTRLAAKTPEEALRELLDRIARTGSNDELLASV, translated from the coding sequence GTGACCGAAGCAGACAACGAGACCACCGCCGCCCCCGCCGCCCAGCCCAGCGCTGAGAAGCCGGTGAAGAAGGCGGCCAAGAAGAGCGGCGGCCTGGGCGGCATGCTGCTCGCCGACCTGAAGTCGATGGCCGGCGGCCTCGGCATCAAGGGCTCCGGGTCGATGAAGAAGGCCCAGCTCGTCGACGCCATCAAGGCCGCCCAGGCCCAGCCGGCGCTGCCCACCGAGACGCGCGAGCAGCCGCGTCGCGCCGAGGTCAAGGCCGAGCCCCAGCCCGAGCGCCGGGAGCGCCAGCCCGAGCGGCAGCCGGAGCGGCAGGAGCGCCAGGAGCGGCAGGAGCGCCAGGAGCGGCAGGAGCGCCAGGAGCGGCAGCCCGAGCGCCAGGAGCGGCAGCGGGACCAGCAGAAGGACCAGCAGAAGGATCAGCAGAAGGACCAGCAGGCCCAGCGCGACCAGCAGGCCCAGCGCGACCGCCAGCAGAGCCGCCCGCAGCGGGACCAGCAGGGCAACCAGCAGGGCAACCAGCAGCGGGACCAGCAGCGCGACGGCCAGCAGCAGCGGGACCAGCAGCGGGACCAGCAGCGCGACGGCCAGCAGCAGCGGGACCAGCAGCGGGACCAGCAGCGCAACCAGCCGCAGCAGTCCCAGCGCGAGCCGGAGCCGGTCGACGCGGACGACGAGGACGGCGAGGGCGGGCGCCGCAGCCGGCGCCGCCGGGGCCGCGACCGCGACCGCACCCGCCAGCCCGGGAGCCGCAGCGAGCCGGACACCACGATCCTCGACGACGACGTCCTGGTGCCGGCGGCGGGGATCCTCGACGTGCTCGACAACTACGCGTTCGTGCGGACCAGCGGCTACCTGCCGGGCGTCGACGACGTGTACCTCTCGCTGTCGATGGTGCGCCGCTACGGCCTGCGCCGGGGCGACGCGGTCGTGGGCCAGGTGCGCCAGCCGCGCGAGGGGGAGCGCAAGGAGAAGTTCAACCCGATGGTCCGCATCGACGCGGTCAACGGCGCGGACCCCGACGCGGCCAAGAACCGCGTCGACTTCACCACCGCGACGCCGGTGCACCCGCGCGAGCGGCTGCGGCTGGAGACGGGCGCGGACGACGTGGTCGGCCGGGTGCTCGACCTGGCCGCGCCGGTGGGCAAGGGCCAGCGCGGGCTGATCGTGGCGCCGGCGCGCTCGGGCCGGACGACGATCCTGCAGGCCGTCGCCGCGGCCGTGACCGCCAACAGCCCCGAGGCGCACCTGATGGTCGTGCTCGTCGACGAGCGGCCCGAGGAGGTCACCGACTTCCAGCGCAGCGTCAAGGGCGAGGTCATCGCCTCGACGTTCGACCGCCCGCCGGCCGACCACACCACGGTCGCCGAGCTGGCCATCGAGCGGGCCAAGCGGCTCGTCGAGCTCGGCCACGACGTGGTCGTGCTGCTGGACGGGCTGACCCGGCTCGGCCGCGCGTACAACCTCACCGCCTCGACCGGGGGCCGCACCCTGGCCGGCGGCGTGGACGCGGCGTCGCTGTACCCGACCAAGCGCTTCTTCGGCGCCGCCCGCACCCTCGAGGACGGCGGCTCGCTGACTGTCCTGGCCACCGCGCTGGTCGACAGCGGCTCGGCGGTCGACGAGCTGCTGGTCGAGGAGCTCACCGGCACCGAGAACCTCCTGCTGCGGCTCAGCGGCGACCTGGCCGAGGCCCGGGTCTTCCCGGCCGTGGACCTGGCGCAGTCCGGCACCCGGCACGAGGCGGCGCTGCTCGGCACCCGGGCGGCGGCGCTGGACCGGCTGCGCACCCGGCTGGCCGCGAAGACGCCCGAGGAGGCGCTGCGCGAGCTGCTCGACCGGATCGCCAGGACGGGCTCCAACGACGAGCTGCTGGCCTCCGTCTAG
- the thrB gene encoding homoserine kinase, with the protein MSVRVTVPATSANLGPGFDCLGLALGLRDELEGELTDTGIGVDVVGEGAGSVPLDETHLVLRAMRLAFDALGERPSGLRLSCRNAIPHARGLGSSSAAIVGGLVLARALVVSGPERLSDDDLLALAVDQEGHPDNVAPALHGGFVLSGTDERGELYAVGSPVDPQVSAVVFLPPEPLSTEVARGLLPASVPHADAAADAGAAALLVAALAGRTDQLWRATRDRLHQEYRRPAMPASLDLVDRLRADGHAAVVSGAGPTVLVLVAGEDGAGADLAAYAPDGWRHLRLPVSADGARVEPS; encoded by the coding sequence GTGAGCGTCCGGGTCACGGTCCCCGCCACCTCCGCCAACCTCGGTCCGGGCTTCGACTGCCTGGGCCTGGCCCTGGGCCTGCGCGACGAGCTCGAGGGCGAGCTGACCGACACCGGCATCGGGGTGGACGTCGTGGGGGAGGGCGCCGGGTCGGTGCCGCTGGACGAGACCCACCTGGTCCTGCGGGCCATGCGGCTGGCCTTCGACGCCCTCGGCGAACGGCCCTCCGGACTGCGGCTGTCGTGCCGCAACGCCATCCCGCACGCCCGCGGCCTCGGCTCGTCCTCGGCCGCGATCGTCGGCGGCCTGGTGCTCGCCCGCGCGCTCGTGGTGTCCGGGCCCGAGCGCCTGTCCGACGACGACCTCCTGGCGCTGGCCGTCGACCAGGAGGGCCACCCCGACAACGTGGCGCCGGCGCTGCACGGCGGGTTCGTGCTGTCCGGGACCGACGAGCGCGGCGAGCTGTACGCCGTCGGCTCGCCCGTGGACCCGCAGGTCTCCGCCGTCGTGTTCCTGCCGCCCGAGCCCCTGTCGACCGAGGTCGCGCGCGGGCTGTTGCCGGCGAGCGTCCCGCACGCCGACGCCGCGGCCGACGCCGGCGCCGCCGCCCTGCTCGTGGCCGCCCTCGCCGGCCGGACCGACCAGCTGTGGCGGGCCACCCGCGACCGGCTGCACCAGGAGTACCGCCGCCCCGCCATGCCCGCCTCCCTCGACCTGGTCGACCGGCTGCGCGCCGACGGCCACGCCGCCGTGGTGTCCGGCGCCGGGCCGACGGTGCTCGTGCTGGTGGCGGGGGAGGACGGCGCCGGGGCCGACCTCGCGGCGTACGCCCCGGACGGCTGGCGCCACCTCCGGCTGCCGGTCAGCGCCGACGGCGCCCGGGTCGAACCGTCCTGA
- the thrC gene encoding threonine synthase: MSTGRTHQWRGVVEEYRDLLDLPDGVAAVTLREGGTPLVHSEWLSGHSGADVWLKVEGDNPTGSFKDRGMTAAISVAVHEGAEAVVCASTGNTSASMAAYAAKAGLTPLVLVPEGKIAAGKMAQAILHGARVIMVRGNFDDCLGLAKGLAWEYPVALVNSVNPVRLEGQKTAAFEIVDFLGDAPDYHLLPVGNAGNISAYWLGYTQYLELGEATRRPRMHGFQAEGASPLVTGEPFPDPETRATAIRIGNPASWKLAEVAAHESGGRFRALSDDQILAAQRDLAGHDGVFVEPASAAGVAGLLADVAAGDSYAGSTVVVTVTGHGLKDTVTALEGFGPMVESVVDADVTAAAEAAGLA; the protein is encoded by the coding sequence GTGAGCACCGGGCGCACCCACCAGTGGCGCGGGGTCGTCGAGGAGTACCGCGACCTCCTCGACCTCCCCGACGGCGTCGCCGCGGTCACGCTGCGCGAGGGGGGCACCCCGCTGGTGCACTCCGAGTGGCTGTCCGGGCACAGCGGCGCGGACGTCTGGCTCAAGGTCGAGGGCGACAACCCGACCGGCTCGTTCAAGGACCGTGGCATGACCGCCGCGATCTCGGTCGCGGTGCACGAGGGGGCCGAGGCCGTGGTGTGCGCCTCCACAGGCAACACCAGCGCGTCCATGGCGGCGTACGCCGCGAAGGCCGGGCTCACCCCGCTCGTCCTGGTCCCCGAGGGCAAGATCGCGGCCGGCAAGATGGCCCAGGCGATCCTGCACGGCGCCCGCGTGATCATGGTCCGCGGCAACTTCGACGACTGCCTGGGGCTGGCCAAGGGCCTCGCGTGGGAGTACCCCGTCGCCCTCGTGAACTCGGTGAACCCCGTCCGCCTCGAGGGGCAGAAGACCGCGGCGTTCGAGATCGTGGACTTCCTCGGCGACGCCCCGGACTACCACCTGCTGCCGGTCGGCAACGCCGGCAACATCTCGGCGTACTGGCTCGGCTACACGCAGTACCTCGAGCTCGGCGAGGCCACCCGCCGCCCGCGCATGCACGGCTTCCAGGCCGAGGGCGCGTCGCCGCTGGTGACCGGCGAGCCGTTCCCCGACCCCGAGACCAGGGCCACCGCGATCCGGATCGGCAACCCGGCCTCGTGGAAGCTGGCCGAGGTCGCCGCCCACGAGTCCGGCGGCCGGTTCCGGGCGCTGAGTGACGACCAGATCCTGGCCGCCCAGCGCGACCTGGCCGGCCACGACGGCGTGTTCGTGGAGCCCGCCTCCGCGGCCGGCGTCGCGGGCCTGCTGGCCGACGTGGCCGCGGGGGACTCCTACGCCGGCAGCACGGTCGTCGTGACCGTCACCGGCCACGGGCTCAAGGACACGGTCACGGCGCTCGAGGGGTTCGGGCCGATGGTCGAGTCGGTGGTCGACGCCGACGTGACCGCGGCGGCGGAGGCCGCCGGGCTCGCGTGA